The proteins below are encoded in one region of Silene latifolia isolate original U9 population chromosome 2, ASM4854445v1, whole genome shotgun sequence:
- the LOC141641618 gene encoding uncharacterized protein LOC141641618 has product MTTQENTDISVINTDNPLYIHSTDLTGVKLVATPFDGTNFPKNKIGFIDGSLPKPVANATTARNWQRCNDIVFSWIINSVSPEIGDFILHSATAQEAWAGRNFKKDFSQGNDSVVTYFTKLKSIWDEINGMGMNPKCSCGCTCGAKEKQIKFQEYKKAVEFLMGLNNTYAVVRGTILMQNPLPKIAVIYNNLLQEERQREIDKSILYTF; this is encoded by the exons ATGACTACACAAGAAAACACAGATATTTCTGTGATCAACACTGATAATCCTCTCTACATTCATTCTACTGACCTTACTGGAGTCAAACTTGTTGCTACACCCTTTGATGGAACAAATTTTC CAAAGAACAAAATTGGGTTTATTGACGGTTCTCTTCCTAAACCTGTTGCGAATGCTACTACTGCAAGAAACTGGCAACGTTGCAACGATATTGTTTTTTCCTGGATCATCAACTCAGTTTCTCCAGAAATAGGGGATTTCATCCTGCATAGTGCTACTGCACAAGAAGCCTGGGCTGGGAGGAACTTCAAGAAAG ATTTCTCTCAGGGTAATGACAGTGTTGTTACATATTTTACAAAGCTTAAATCAATTTGGGATGAAATCAATGGCATGGGAATGAATCCTAAGTGTAGTTGTGGTTGCACTTGTGGAGCCAAAGAGAAACAGATCAAGTTTCAAGAATATAAGAAAGCTGTTGAATTTCTGATGGGTTTGAATAATACTTATGCGGTTGTTCGAGGCACAATCTTGATGCAGAACCCACTTCCAAAGATAGCAGTTATCTACAATAACTTGCTCCAAGAAGAGAGACAAAGAGAgattgataagtccattttatatacattttga